Part of the Candidatus Methylomirabilis limnetica genome, AACCCCGACGAGCTTTCAGAAACTGAGATCGAGGCCTTGTGGGCCGAGGAAGCAGAGCACCGTTTGGATGAATTGGAACAGGGATTGGTGACCGAGAGCCGGGCCGAGGACGTGCTTCGCCGAGCGCGGGCCGCTCAACGCAACGTTAGGGGTATCAACACAATGCGATTGCTGACCCGGTTGGGGGCACGTATTAAAAATAGGGACAGACACTATTATCGTAACAATTCGTGGTGTTCGCGGTTATGATCGTGCCTGCCACGGATTACCCTAATCGTTGCACCCAGCCACCCGTATCCTGTGAGGCAACGAGGGAATGATCGTCAGGCGATCTTTCGGAACGACAGCGATTCGAAGGCACACGATGACAGAGCAGCTACTGGAAGAGACGGGTTCATCTGGGAGGTGCTTGAGGCCAGCGAGCCTGTTGCGGAGGTAGTCCTTCAGCTTCAGCTTCATCGGGACAGGGTCATTCGTAGGATCAAGGCTCGGATGCTCTCAGCGCCCGCCGATCCATCTTTCCTGCCCAACCATCGCCAGTCCCTGCTTTTCGATGTCAAATACCCATTGACAAGCAAAAATGCCTTCCTATCCTTTCAGCCATCGAAAGCAATGCCTTATCATCACCATAAAGACGCCGAAGCAATAGCCGGCTCCCCTCACCTTGTAAGTGTAGATTACACCCCCGTAATGTGGACTCCCAAGAAGGCGGATGAGTAGTGGTGATCTAGGTGCGCAAGCGCGGCATTTCCGAAGGACGTTTGCGACAATACGGCCCGAAGAGTGTGTTTGCGGTTCGCTACCCTTTGCCAACTCGTCTTGGAGTTTCCTGAACCTTCAGGACATTCTGCCCACGCTAACCTGCACGAGTCTCGGAACTCGTGGCAGTTTTCAATCGGGACAGGTGGCCGTTTTGCGATCGGAATGGGTGGCAACTTTGGAAAATAGTGGAAAATAGGGACAGACACTAGTATCGCAACAATTCATGGTGTTAGCGGTCATGATCGTGCCTGCCACGAATTACGCAAACCGTTGCATCCGGCCACCCGTATCATGTGGGGCAACAAGGGAATGATCGCCAAGCGGTCGCTCGGAACGACAGAGCTTCGAATGCGCACGATGACAGAGCGGTCACTGCGAAGAGACGGGTTCATCTGGGATGTTGCGCAGGACACTGGACGAGTACTACACGTGTGGCAGAGGGGAAGATCAAGCAAGGATTTCAATAAAGAGTGTCTGTCCCTATATCACGAAGGCCCGAACGGGTGAAAGGGTCAGTAAACCCTGTGCCCAGTGTGCAGAAAGCTGGCGGAAGCGTAGCTGCTCGAAAGAGCGATGTGCAGGGTGGATAGAGGAGTCCGAACACCCGGTCGGCAGTCTTGCCGAAGTAATCAACCGAACCGCCGTATACGTGGTCCATATGTCCGGTGGTGTGGAGGGGAGAGGCCGTGAGGCCTCCCCCTATCCCGATTATGTGTCAGCCGAATGAAGTTGTTCGCGCAACACCTGCCGCCAAATCTTCGGGAGCACTGACCGAGATTCAGCAGATGCAGTTGGAGTGTTGGACGATGTTCCGGGATCGACTGCTGGAAAAGAAGGTTCTTCTATTGGTGCAGACTCCCGGACCGCAATACTGGCTTGAGATAGCGCTCGGTCGATCGAATATATTTCTTTCGAATATTCTTGATACCTATGCTGGTCGGATCGGGATCCGGATATACAGAGGCAATCGAATCGCGGAGGCAGCACTCGCTCAGTTGGAGAAAGATAAAGATGCCATCGAAAAGGAAATCGGTGAGAAACTGTCCTGGAATCCGACTCCGGAAAAGCGCGACAAAATAATCGGCCTGTTCAGGAACGCGGATGTATCGAATCGAGATGCATGGCCAGAGTACTGTGACTGGCTGGTGGATTGTGTTGGGGAATTCCATCAGGCGTGTGTGTGGCGAATCAAAGCCCTCACGTGAGATGAAGGTGCGGCAACTCATGAATAGATTCCGGGATCTGTAGGGCATGCGGTTTCTTCATTGTGCGGATATCCACCTCGACAGTCCTCTACGTGGTCTGGAGCGCTATGAGGGTGCGCCCGTGGAGGAGGTAAGGGGCGCGACCCGGCGCGCGTTCGAGAATATGGTTCAATGCGCTCTCCGGGAGCGGGTTGATTTCGTTGTCATCGCCGGAGATCTCTACGACGGAGATTGGCCGGACTTTAATACAGGACTTTTCTTTGCGAAGGGAATGGCGCAGCTCGGGGAGTCGGGCATCGCTGTCTATGTGGTCCGAGGAAACCACGATGCGGCGAACAAGCTGACGCGATCGCTTCCGCTACCCAAGAATGTCTACTTGTTCCCGGACAAGGATCCCAAGACACTGACCGACGACAACCTCGGCTTGGCGGTCCACGGGCAAAGTTTCACGACGGCAGCCGTTCTGGACGATCTTGCTGTCGATTACCCTAAAGCGGTACCGGGGTGTTTCAACCTCGGGGTGCTACACACATCGCTGAACGGTAGGCCAAGTCATGACAACTACGCGCCGACCACGGAGTCGATTCTCAAGTCCAAGGGCTACGATTACTGGGCATTGGGGCACGTCCATGCAAGGGAAATCGTGTCTAAGGATCCGTGGGTGGTGTATCCCGGCAACCCTCAGGGCCGGCATATTAGAGAGCAGGGTGCGAAGGGCTGCGAACTGGTGACCGTGGAGGAGGGAAGCATCGCCACAGAGGCGATTGAGCTGGATGTCTTGCGCTGGACTGAGCTCGTGGTCGACGTCGCGGGACTACCGGATCTCGATGCGCTGCTGGATCGAGCCGCGGCCGGCGTGAGAACTGAACTGGCACACGCTGATGGGCGAATCTTGGGCCTTCGGTTCCGGTTGCAAGGGGTAGGTCCCGTGCATCGCGCAGTGTCCGCACAACCGGACGTAGTTGCCGAGCAGTTGCGCGCCGTCGCGCTCGAGGTCTCTGGGGGTAATGCCTGGCTGGAGAAAGTCGACATCCGTGTGCGACCGGTCGTCGATTTCGATCAGCTCGCGATCGGCGACGATCCCGTTGGGCTGCTGGTCCGGGAACTAAGATCTCTCGCCCGGAATCAGGACGTATTGGCCTCGCTAGCCACTGAGGCGTTGAAGGAGTTGAGGCAGAAGCTCCCGGCTGAGTTGGTTCAGGATGAGGCCTTGCGGCTCGATGCGCCGGAGGTACTACAAGATCTACTGGGCGAGGCTGAGGCTGAATTGCTGGCCCGTCTGGCTGGCGAAAACGGTGCGCCATGAAGTTCACGCGCATTTACCTGAAGGCATTCGGACCTTTCCGCGACCGCGTGATCGAACTGCCGAATCATACCGGCAAGAATTTTCATGTCGTCTTCGGGCCAAACGAAGCCGGCAAGTCCACGACGCTGCGGGCGGTGACCGGGTTCCTGTTTGGCATTCCCGAACGGACCGGCGACGCTTTTCTCCATGACTACACCGCGCTGCGAGTGGGCGCGACCCTGCTCATGCCCGACGGCAGCCGCCTATCGGCGATGCGCCGCAAAGCCCGCAAGAGCACTCTGTTTGCCATCGACGAAGAATCCGGCGCCGAGACGACGGACCGGCCGCTGCCTGAGGGGGCGATTGCGGGGCTCCTCGGTGGGCTCGACCAGGCGCTCTACCAGACCCTTTTCGGGCTGGATCTGAATGGTCTCGTTATCGGCAGCGACGAATTGTTGCGCGGTGAAGGTGACGTGGGCCGGAGCCTGTTCCAGGCCGCTGCAGGCCTGGCCAGTCTGCGCACCCTGATGGCAGGTCTGGAGAATGAAGCCGCAGGCGCCTTCAAGCCCCGTGGTTCGACGGGCAGGCTCAACCGTGCGCTGAACGAGTTCGATGAACAGAAGCGCGCCCTGAAAGATGCGACGATTCGCTCCTATGCGTGGGAGAACATTGAACGGAAATACCGCCACGCGGACGCCACACACGCGCAGATGCGCGAGGCTTTGAAGAACACGCGTACTGAACGCCAACGCCTGGAACGCGTCCGGGCCAACTTACCTCTGGTTGCCGAGCGCATGGCAAAGCAAGCGGAGTTGGCGACACTCTCCAGCGTTCCACGTCTCGCACTGGACGCGGCGCAGCGCCGTGTCACCGCCCAGGAACGCCTGCGCGGTGCAGAGGAAACCAGGGCCGCAGCAGAGACACTACTCACACAGTTGAAGGCTGAGCTGGAAGGTCTGATCGTCCGTCGCACAGTGCTGGAGCGCGCGAGCGCCATTGAACAGGCGTTTCATGGGCTGGGCGCGTATCGCGTGGCGCACGACACGCTCCCGCGCCTCACTGCCGAGCGCGGTGCGCACACGGACAGGATGATCCAGCTGCTTCAGGAAATCGAGCCGGCCTCTGCGGTGGACCAGGCAGCGGCGCTGTTGCCTCAGGAAACCTTCGTCGCCCGCGTGCAATCACTCGTCGAAGAGCACGCGCGTCTCACCGAACGCGACGAACAGCTCGACGCGCAGGTCCGCGCGAAGGAGGCCACCATCGAGCGCCTCGGCGAGCGTATGACGTCACTTCCAGAGCCCGCACCGGTGGACGAACTAGAGGCGTCTCTAGTCGGCGTGGCTAATGTGGCCGATCTGGACATCAGGAAGCGCAAGCTCGCTCGCGATATCGCCGAGCTGGAAGCCAAGCTGCAACGTGACACGACGGCGTTGTGGGGCGGCAGCGTGTCCGATCTTATTGGACTGGCTGTGCCGCTGCCCGAGACGGCCACGGCTTTCGAGGGGGAATTCGCCTCCCTCGCCCAGGATGAGCACCTTGTGGAAGAAAGAGTGGCTGCGCTCATCCGTGATCTCGAAGAGCGTCGCCGTGAACTCAAGGTGCTGGCCGCCACGGGCGAGGTCGTCACACAGGCCGAAGTCGTTGTGGCGCGTGGCGAGCGGGACGAACGATGGTCGCAGATGCGCCGCACGTACATCGAGCGGACCATAGAAGCGGCCGAACGTCCGACTGGCCATCAGACCCTGCAATCAGTCGCACGCACATTCGAGGAAGCGATCAAGGAAGCGGACCGCCTGGCAGATCTGTTGCACGCCGATACCCAGAGAGCAACGAACTTGGAGGCGACGCGCCAGCGCATCACCGACATGCGGTCCGAAATGCAGCGCAACGAGGGGCAGCGTGAGATCCTTGCCGGCCGGCGACAGGAGTTGCAGCGCCGCTGGGAGGCGCTCATCGCGCCCCTGCGTCGTTCGGAACTGCCCCCTGCGGCCCTACGCGAGTGGCTGTCGCGCCACCAACGCCTGGTGGATAAACAGGGCGACCTGGACAGGTTATGCCTCGAGCGGGATGCAGTCGCTGCCGACCTCTCACAAGCGAGGGCCGCTCTGGACAGGGCGCTTGTGGCCTGCGGACTTGTTGGCTGCACGGTAGAAGAGCCCGTAGCGGGTGCCCTTGCACGTGCCAATCAGGCCATGAATACCGCCAGGAGCGCGAGGGAGGAACGAACCTCCGTGGCCGCTCTCATTCACGCGGGGAAGGCGGAGCTGCGGGACCTGCAGAATCAGCGGCAGCAAGCAGCGGTGAGGATTGCCGAATGGGGGCAGGACTGGCGCGCGGCAGCGGAACGACTGAGGCTCGCGGCGAATGCTCTCCCGTCCGAGGCAAAGACCAGACTTGATCAGTTCTCCCGTTTGGCGACGACCCTTAGCGAACGAGTCAAGCTCGACAAGGAAATCAGCAGCCATCACGCAGTCCTCAATGCCTTTACGGCCAGCGTCACTGAGATTGGACAGGCGGTTGAGCAATCTTCAGACGGCCATGACCCGGATGCCCTTGCCGTACGCCTCTACGCCGATCTGCGCGACACTCGCACGACGGAGACGAAGCGACAGCAAGTGGCAAACGACATCGACCGCGAAACCCGGACGCTTGCCCAGGCCGAGACCGCCGCGCAGCACGCGAGGAAGCAGCTGGACGAGCTCGTTCAGCAAGCGGGATGCATGGTGGCGGACGAGTTGCCCGACATCGAAGCAAAGGCAACACGAAAGCAGATCTTACAGCAGCGACTGCTAGAAATCGATGAGCAGCTCGTCCAACAGAATGCCCGCCTCATTGACGACGTAGTGCGTGAAGCGGATGGGTTCAGCCTCGACGGCCTCGTGCAGCAGATCGCGGACTTGGCAACGCAGACGGAAGAATTAGAGCTGCAGGTTGATGCTTCCCAGGGCGCGCTATTCGGTGCCAAGCAGCAACTGGACGCGATCGATGGTAGCCCCGCCGCCGCCGAAGCTCAGCAGGCCTTATCGGCGATCTCGGCACGAATTGCAAAGGAAGCTCGCTCCTACGCGCGGGTTCGGCTGGCGGGAGCTGTGCTGAGTCGAGTGGTCCAAGTCTACCGCGAGCAGCATCAAGGGCCGCTACTTCAGCGGGCTGGAGAGGTCTTCGCCAGGATTACCTTGGGAAGCGTTTCGGGGCTGACGGTCGATTATGAAGGTGACAACCAAGTCCTGCTCGGTGTTCGACCGGACGGCGCCCGTGTTTCGGTAGCAGGTATGAGCCAAGGGACGCGCGACCAGCTGTTTCTTTCGCTGAGGCTCGCGGCGATCGAGCAGCACATAGATGGACGCGGCCCGATGCCCGTCATTGTTGACGATCTACTCGTGCAGTTTGATGATGATCGCGCGGTTGCAACCCTAAAAGTGCTCAGCGAACTGAGCAAGAAGACCCAGGTCCTGTTTTTCACGCATCACAGGCATTTGGTTGAGCTTGCGCGATCCCCAGATCTGGCCTTGGCTATCTTGGTTCATAACCTATAGCGAGCGCAATAATGCGTATTGCGTTCATTTTCGTTGAGGGTCGATACCCCGCGGCTTGCCGCGAGTTCGTCATACCGGCGGAAGCCGGTATCCAGCGGGCCCGACTGGATTCCCCCGTATCAAGTACGGGGCAGGCCCCGTATCAAGTACGGGGCAGGCCCCGTATCAAGTACGGGGCAGGCCCCGTATCAAGTACGGGGCAGGCTCGTCAAGCACGGAATGACGGGCCAGAACAGAAGACGATACCCCGCGGCTTGCCGCGGGGAGGCTTCATTGAGATCGAGACACTTGAGGGAATCAAAGTTCTTCAATGGGTGCCATCGTCAGCAGTCAACTGCCTTATCGGTCCCGGTGATTCAACCAAAACGACAGTGCTCGACGCCGTCGAACTATGCCTGAATCCCAGGTCCTACATCTCTCCCGCACCCGGCAGGCCGGGTCGTGCCTCCTGCCGGTACTTCGGCTCCCAGCTCGCCAAGACCTTGCGGATCGTTTTGCGCGTATGGCCGTCTCCCGCGCGATCCGACGAATACTCTTCGTGTACACCCGAGCAGCCGTCCTGATGAGCTCGTACTACTCCTTCCCTCACACTCCTCTCCCTCCCTGTCTCCTGTGTGATCTGGCTCGAACACACGAGAAACAGCGATCGTATCAGGGTGGGTTCCTTTTGCTCGATCATTCCCGCTTGAGGTGGGTCCCTTTTACGTTAGCGAAATCATATGCTATAGTGAATTTCGACCTGCATGACACTAATCTAGGGATTTTCGACTAGGGAAAAGGATTCTCGACCGATGAAGCTTAACCCGGCTCCTATCACGGTCTTCCAGGAAAAGACCGTCCCTAACGGCACCAGACTGGCCGGCTGGGCGGCGCTCGTCCGTGCGCTTGCTATTCCGGGGCCGGTCCGGCGGCCGAGTTGCGTATCGGAGCAGCACGTTCGTGGCAGCCATCGGGAAGAGGGAGTCTGGGCCATTTTTGATAAACGCTACTGGCCGGGCGATACCTTTGCCGATCACCTGAGTTTTGCGCTCCGCCATGAAGACATTGATCTCCTGATCCTCAAGCGGATCTTCGAGGTGGTGCCGCAGGCGGAGATCGAGGCCATTGTCCGTACCACGCCGACCGGCATTCCGGCGCGTCGCGCGTGGTATCTCTACGAAACCCTGACCGGCCGAACTCTTAACGTGGAAGATGCGCCGAGCGCCACGGCCATCGATCTTCTTGACCCCAAGGCGTACTTCACGGGCAAGCCGCGTCTCTCGAAGCGGCACCGCGTGCGCG contains:
- a CDS encoding DUF4268 domain-containing protein — its product is MRPPPIPIMCQPNEVVRATPAAKSSGALTEIQQMQLECWTMFRDRLLEKKVLLLVQTPGPQYWLEIALGRSNIFLSNILDTYAGRIGIRIYRGNRIAEAALAQLEKDKDAIEKEIGEKLSWNPTPEKRDKIIGLFRNADVSNRDAWPEYCDWLVDCVGEFHQACVWRIKALT
- a CDS encoding metallophosphoesterase family protein; protein product: MRFLHCADIHLDSPLRGLERYEGAPVEEVRGATRRAFENMVQCALRERVDFVVIAGDLYDGDWPDFNTGLFFAKGMAQLGESGIAVYVVRGNHDAANKLTRSLPLPKNVYLFPDKDPKTLTDDNLGLAVHGQSFTTAAVLDDLAVDYPKAVPGCFNLGVLHTSLNGRPSHDNYAPTTESILKSKGYDYWALGHVHAREIVSKDPWVVYPGNPQGRHIREQGAKGCELVTVEEGSIATEAIELDVLRWTELVVDVAGLPDLDALLDRAAAGVRTELAHADGRILGLRFRLQGVGPVHRAVSAQPDVVAEQLRAVALEVSGGNAWLEKVDIRVRPVVDFDQLAIGDDPVGLLVRELRSLARNQDVLASLATEALKELRQKLPAELVQDEALRLDAPEVLQDLLGEAEAELLARLAGENGAP
- a CDS encoding YhaN family protein, which encodes MKFTRIYLKAFGPFRDRVIELPNHTGKNFHVVFGPNEAGKSTTLRAVTGFLFGIPERTGDAFLHDYTALRVGATLLMPDGSRLSAMRRKARKSTLFAIDEESGAETTDRPLPEGAIAGLLGGLDQALYQTLFGLDLNGLVIGSDELLRGEGDVGRSLFQAAAGLASLRTLMAGLENEAAGAFKPRGSTGRLNRALNEFDEQKRALKDATIRSYAWENIERKYRHADATHAQMREALKNTRTERQRLERVRANLPLVAERMAKQAELATLSSVPRLALDAAQRRVTAQERLRGAEETRAAAETLLTQLKAELEGLIVRRTVLERASAIEQAFHGLGAYRVAHDTLPRLTAERGAHTDRMIQLLQEIEPASAVDQAAALLPQETFVARVQSLVEEHARLTERDEQLDAQVRAKEATIERLGERMTSLPEPAPVDELEASLVGVANVADLDIRKRKLARDIAELEAKLQRDTTALWGGSVSDLIGLAVPLPETATAFEGEFASLAQDEHLVEERVAALIRDLEERRRELKVLAATGEVVTQAEVVVARGERDERWSQMRRTYIERTIEAAERPTGHQTLQSVARTFEEAIKEADRLADLLHADTQRATNLEATRQRITDMRSEMQRNEGQREILAGRRQELQRRWEALIAPLRRSELPPAALREWLSRHQRLVDKQGDLDRLCLERDAVAADLSQARAALDRALVACGLVGCTVEEPVAGALARANQAMNTARSAREERTSVAALIHAGKAELRDLQNQRQQAAVRIAEWGQDWRAAAERLRLAANALPSEAKTRLDQFSRLATTLSERVKLDKEISSHHAVLNAFTASVTEIGQAVEQSSDGHDPDALAVRLYADLRDTRTTETKRQQVANDIDRETRTLAQAETAAQHARKQLDELVQQAGCMVADELPDIEAKATRKQILQQRLLEIDEQLVQQNARLIDDVVREADGFSLDGLVQQIADLATQTEELELQVDASQGALFGAKQQLDAIDGSPAAAEAQQALSAISARIAKEARSYARVRLAGAVLSRVVQVYREQHQGPLLQRAGEVFARITLGSVSGLTVDYEGDNQVLLGVRPDGARVSVAGMSQGTRDQLFLSLRLAAIEQHIDGRGPMPVIVDDLLVQFDDDRAVATLKVLSELSKKTQVLFFTHHRHLVELARSPDLALAILVHNL